One window of the Fusobacterium perfoetens genome contains the following:
- the mutL gene encoding DNA mismatch repair endonuclease MutL yields the protein MGIIKILDEKVSNMIAAGEVVENPASMIKELLENSIDAESTYIKINVKNGNRYVKISDNGKGMTRDDVLLSVERHATSKISTKEDLSNILTYGFRGEALSSISAVSKMSISSKTANDETGTLITLSGGKVTNLKEVQREKGTEIEIKDLFFNTPARLKFLRKESTELRYIKDIVTQEALANPNISIILSSEDKEILRTSGRGMKNTILEIFGKNTLQNVVSFPLGFLGNTSLNRSNKDGIFIFINNRPVKSKIIEEALIDGYYTKLMKGRYPFAILFIEIDPSEVDVNVHPSKKIVKFSDEKYIYNYVYDAVRDKLTGDEDFVSPSISLDSKTENNFLDINDFTNFTPKTFKEEIIKSEPISFDIPEPEEKYEVKEPDIFETFKDTFREKEKTEIIHNISEESKASNIGEPEKYSVSSNKNSYLFEKKETKEYNFSKKEFSNDEKTDKLNSMANEISVQKDKKDYRVIGQFANSYILIERKGVLEIYDQHVVHERILYEKFKEEYHNKKISTQNLLVPIKINISNKDREIVEEHQESLKNFGFEIDFFGKNDILVRAVPNLKFSSSIESLVREIIEDLKNTKIKSTLIEETIITASCKNAIKANQALSNEEIEILLNKFYSIKEYTCPHGRPIILKLTTLDIEKNFKRK from the coding sequence ATGGGAATTATTAAAATATTAGATGAAAAAGTGTCAAATATGATTGCTGCCGGCGAGGTTGTAGAGAACCCGGCAAGTATGATAAAAGAGCTTTTAGAAAACTCCATTGATGCTGAAAGCACATATATAAAAATCAATGTAAAAAACGGAAACAGATATGTTAAAATTTCTGATAACGGAAAAGGAATGACAAGAGATGATGTCCTTCTTTCTGTTGAAAGACATGCAACAAGTAAAATATCAACAAAAGAAGATCTTTCAAATATTCTTACTTATGGATTCAGAGGTGAAGCTCTCTCTTCCATTTCAGCTGTTTCAAAAATGAGTATCTCTTCTAAAACAGCAAATGATGAAACAGGAACCTTAATTACTCTTTCAGGAGGAAAAGTTACAAACCTTAAAGAAGTCCAAAGAGAAAAGGGAACAGAAATTGAAATTAAAGATCTTTTCTTTAATACTCCTGCAAGGCTTAAGTTTTTAAGAAAAGAATCCACAGAGTTAAGATATATAAAAGATATTGTAACTCAAGAAGCTTTAGCAAATCCCAATATCTCAATAATTCTTTCTTCTGAAGATAAGGAGATTTTGAGAACAAGTGGAAGAGGAATGAAAAATACAATTCTTGAGATTTTTGGAAAAAATACTCTTCAAAATGTTGTTTCTTTCCCTTTAGGATTTTTAGGAAATACTTCTCTTAATCGTTCAAATAAAGACGGAATTTTTATTTTTATAAATAACAGACCTGTGAAATCTAAAATTATTGAAGAAGCTTTAATTGACGGATATTATACAAAGCTTATGAAGGGAAGATACCCATTTGCAATTCTTTTTATAGAAATAGATCCTAGTGAAGTTGATGTAAATGTTCACCCTTCAAAAAAAATAGTTAAATTTTCTGATGAAAAATATATTTATAACTATGTTTATGATGCTGTAAGAGATAAACTTACAGGAGATGAAGATTTTGTTTCTCCTTCTATTTCTCTTGATTCAAAAACAGAAAATAATTTTCTGGATATAAATGATTTTACAAATTTCACTCCTAAAACATTTAAAGAAGAAATTATAAAATCAGAGCCTATATCCTTTGACATACCAGAGCCTGAAGAAAAATACGAAGTAAAAGAACCTGATATTTTTGAAACCTTCAAAGATACTTTTAGAGAAAAAGAAAAAACTGAAATTATTCATAATATTTCTGAAGAAAGTAAAGCTTCAAACATCGGAGAACCTGAAAAATATTCTGTTTCTTCAAATAAAAATTCATATCTTTTTGAAAAAAAAGAAACTAAAGAATATAATTTTTCAAAAAAAGAGTTCTCAAATGATGAAAAAACTGATAAACTAAATTCTATGGCAAATGAAATTTCTGTTCAGAAAGATAAAAAAGATTACAGAGTTATAGGACAGTTTGCCAATTCATATATTCTTATTGAAAGAAAAGGAGTTCTTGAAATCTACGATCAACATGTTGTACATGAAAGAATTCTCTATGAAAAATTTAAAGAGGAATATCATAATAAAAAAATTTCTACACAAAATCTTCTTGTCCCTATTAAAATAAATATATCTAACAAAGACAGAGAAATTGTTGAAGAACATCAAGAATCTTTAAAAAACTTTGGATTTGAGATTGATTTTTTTGGAAAAAATGATATCCTTGTAAGAGCTGTCCCTAATTTAAAATTTTCTTCAAGTATAGAAAGTCTTGTAAGAGAAATTATTGAGGACTTAAAAAATACAAAAATTAAAAGTACTCTTATTGAAGAAACTATTATTACAGCTTCATGTAAAAATGCAATAAAAGCAAATCAAGCTCTTTCAAATGAAGAAATAGAGATACTTCTTAATAAATTTTATTCTATAAAAGAATATACTTGTCCCCATGGAAGACCTATTATTTTGAAGTTGACTACTCTTGATATTGAAAAAAATTTTAAAAGAAAATAA
- the lysS gene encoding lysine--tRNA ligase translates to MKRYADMVAEDRLIAEQWDKIREIKEMGFDPFGKKYDKKHMIADLLAHEVTGEDDTTEFQTAGRLMAFRIQGKAGFVRLEDMSGSIQLYLRKDNLGEEIWALVKKCGTGDIVGVKGTLFITKTGEKTLRVNEFTLLSKNVRALPEKFHGLTDVETRYRKRYVDLIMNREVKDTFIKRTRIVTEIRNFLNAKHFLEVETPMLHPIVGGAAAKPFITHHNALDMELYLRIAPELYLKKLIVGGFDRVYEMNRCFRNEGISTRHNPEFTTVELYMAYADYETMMDLTEEIIQHVAKSVLGTLTVEYNGKTLDLGNFKRAHMVDLIKEYTGVDFWKEMTFEEAKAIAKEHHVEVLPHMTGVGHIINQFFEEKCEEHLIQPTFVYGHPVEISPLSKRFPNDPRFTERFELFIDVREYANAFSELNDPADQRGRFEAQIEEAMLGNDEATPEIDDDFVEALECALPPTGGLGIGIDRLVMLLTGSPTIKDVILFPTLKKQN, encoded by the coding sequence ATGAAAAGATATGCAGATATGGTCGCTGAAGACCGTCTTATTGCTGAACAATGGGACAAAATCAGAGAAATAAAAGAAATGGGATTTGATCCTTTTGGAAAGAAATATGATAAGAAACATATGATTGCTGATCTTCTTGCACATGAAGTTACAGGAGAAGACGACACTACTGAATTCCAAACTGCTGGAAGACTTATGGCTTTCAGAATTCAAGGAAAAGCAGGATTCGTAAGACTTGAAGATATGAGTGGAAGTATTCAGTTATATTTAAGAAAAGATAATCTTGGAGAAGAAATATGGGCTCTTGTTAAAAAATGTGGAACAGGAGATATCGTAGGAGTAAAAGGAACTCTTTTCATTACAAAAACTGGAGAAAAAACTCTAAGAGTAAATGAATTTACTCTTCTTTCTAAAAATGTAAGAGCTCTTCCTGAAAAATTCCATGGACTTACAGATGTAGAAACTAGATACAGAAAAAGATATGTAGACTTAATAATGAACAGAGAAGTTAAAGATACATTTATAAAAAGAACTAGAATTGTTACTGAAATCAGAAACTTCTTAAATGCAAAACACTTCTTAGAAGTGGAAACTCCTATGCTTCATCCAATCGTTGGAGGAGCTGCAGCAAAACCTTTCATAACTCATCACAATGCTCTTGATATGGAATTATATTTAAGAATAGCTCCTGAGTTATATCTTAAAAAACTTATCGTTGGAGGATTTGACAGAGTTTATGAAATGAACAGATGTTTCAGAAATGAAGGAATTTCTACAAGACACAACCCTGAATTTACAACAGTAGAACTATATATGGCTTATGCTGATTATGAAACTATGATGGACTTAACAGAAGAAATCATACAACATGTTGCTAAATCTGTTCTTGGAACTTTAACTGTTGAATACAATGGAAAAACTTTAGATCTTGGAAACTTCAAAAGAGCACATATGGTTGACTTAATAAAAGAATATACTGGTGTTGACTTCTGGAAAGAAATGACATTTGAAGAAGCTAAAGCAATAGCAAAAGAACATCATGTTGAAGTACTTCCTCACATGACAGGAGTTGGACATATTATAAACCAATTCTTTGAAGAAAAATGTGAAGAACATTTAATTCAACCGACATTTGTTTACGGTCATCCAGTTGAAATCTCTCCTCTTTCTAAGAGATTCCCTAATGATCCAAGATTTACAGAAAGATTTGAGCTTTTCATTGATGTAAGAGAATATGCAAATGCATTCTCTGAGCTTAATGATCCAGCTGACCAAAGAGGAAGATTTGAAGCTCAAATTGAAGAAGCTATGTTAGGAAACGATGAAGCTACTCCTGAAATTGATGACGATTTCGTTGAAGCTCTTGAATGTGCATTACCTCCTACAGGAGGACTTGGAATAGGAATTGACAGACTTGTTATGCTTCTTACTGGAAGCCCTACAATTAAAGATGTTATCCTTTTCCCTACATTAAAAAAACAAAACTAA
- the recJ gene encoding single-stranded-DNA-specific exonuclease RecJ, whose protein sequence is MRNTRWIYKENKKNYTIKKYSQDMLSILESRGLTTEEQIEKFIECSTSDLRNPFDLADMEKAVNFILEKREKKETIWIYGDYDVDGITSTSLLYLGFKEIGINTEYYIPLRDEGYGLNKNAIKEIKDAGGDTVITVDCGISSLEEIDYANELRMNMIITDHHEINNELPKAYCVINCKREDNKYDFKSLAGVGTAFMLLLALYRKLNIEDSVYKYLDIAAIGTVADIVPLVEDNRIIVKQGLKQLRKTKWNGLNTLLRKIFPDFREKEYDTYDVGFIIAPVFNAAGRLEDAKMGVELFTSDNNKVCDELSYALMEKNAERKNIQSDIYESVVDEIERKKLYEKNIIVAAEENFHHGVIGIVASKIIDRYYKPAVIMEIKKNEGIATASCRSIEGFNIIEALNSMKELFVKYGGHAGAAGFSIPIENIEIFTERMDKYIEENMDKSYFMKPVKIDKEVQLQKISYDFLEEISKLKPFGFGNPIPLFSMKNCSHSNLRKIGKDQSHIMMNIIKNGVEIKNCIWFGAEDMFQDIDKNPVLDIAFKLKLEIFKNRYQYKIYIEDVKKTDTEKIRNTFEEDLELYNTKFPIETVFYTRRKISENIKLIYSEGMVFVTDKKITIGELDAPVSYLLTSLHEKYNYNFKIEVSKIVLTDENYNVHIKIKRDYNFECFKIKANEVFIEIKKFLIGELPYNSFQKKILSGIFKNRKAVTAVYEENRGIGVTAKTVALYFKTAGKKVLFVGKNIPDEIKYFGDISEEIIKDYDFYIFFNENLETYPDNSLVFLNEEPLNKEREIIRDSYKIPENVIITSEENIFFKENIWSKKISLKKRYEMLEKIKAGETVYASEDVKEIF, encoded by the coding sequence ATGAGAAATACAAGATGGATATACAAAGAAAATAAAAAAAATTATACTATAAAAAAATATAGTCAAGATATGCTTTCAATTCTTGAGAGCAGAGGACTTACTACAGAAGAACAAATTGAAAAATTTATTGAATGTAGTACTTCAGATTTAAGAAATCCTTTTGATCTTGCAGATATGGAAAAAGCTGTTAATTTTATTTTAGAAAAAAGAGAAAAAAAAGAAACAATTTGGATATATGGAGATTATGATGTAGATGGAATAACTTCTACTTCTCTTCTTTATTTGGGATTTAAAGAGATAGGAATAAATACTGAATATTATATTCCTTTAAGAGATGAAGGATATGGGCTTAATAAAAACGCCATTAAAGAGATAAAAGATGCAGGAGGAGATACAGTAATAACCGTTGACTGTGGAATATCATCTTTAGAAGAAATTGATTATGCAAATGAACTTAGAATGAATATGATAATAACAGATCACCATGAGATAAATAATGAACTTCCTAAAGCTTATTGTGTTATAAACTGTAAAAGAGAAGATAATAAATATGATTTTAAAAGTCTTGCAGGAGTTGGAACAGCTTTTATGCTTCTTCTTGCACTATATAGAAAACTTAATATAGAAGATTCAGTTTACAAATATCTTGATATTGCAGCTATAGGAACTGTAGCAGATATTGTGCCTCTTGTTGAAGATAACAGGATAATTGTAAAGCAAGGTCTGAAACAGCTTCGTAAAACAAAATGGAATGGGCTTAATACTCTTCTTAGAAAAATATTCCCAGATTTTAGAGAAAAAGAATATGACACTTATGATGTTGGATTTATAATAGCTCCTGTTTTTAATGCTGCAGGAAGACTTGAAGATGCCAAAATGGGTGTAGAACTTTTTACAAGTGACAATAATAAAGTGTGTGATGAACTTTCATATGCTCTTATGGAAAAAAATGCAGAGAGAAAAAATATACAGTCAGATATTTATGAAAGTGTTGTAGATGAAATTGAAAGAAAAAAACTTTATGAGAAAAATATAATTGTTGCAGCAGAAGAAAATTTTCATCATGGAGTTATAGGAATAGTAGCTTCAAAAATTATAGACAGATATTATAAACCTGCTGTTATAATGGAAATTAAAAAAAATGAAGGGATAGCTACAGCTTCCTGCAGAAGTATAGAAGGCTTTAATATTATAGAAGCACTTAACTCAATGAAAGAGCTTTTTGTAAAGTATGGGGGACATGCAGGTGCTGCAGGTTTTTCAATTCCAATAGAAAATATTGAAATTTTTACAGAGAGAATGGATAAGTATATTGAAGAAAATATGGATAAATCTTATTTTATGAAACCTGTAAAAATAGATAAAGAAGTGCAACTTCAAAAAATTTCATATGATTTTTTAGAAGAAATTTCAAAATTAAAACCTTTTGGCTTTGGGAATCCTATTCCACTTTTTTCAATGAAAAATTGCTCTCATTCAAATTTAAGAAAAATAGGAAAAGATCAGAGCCATATTATGATGAATATTATAAAAAATGGTGTAGAAATTAAAAATTGTATATGGTTTGGGGCAGAGGATATGTTTCAGGATATAGATAAAAATCCTGTTCTTGATATTGCTTTTAAATTGAAATTAGAAATTTTTAAAAACAGATATCAGTATAAAATATATATTGAAGATGTAAAAAAAACAGATACAGAAAAAATAAGAAATACTTTTGAAGAAGACTTGGAACTTTATAATACAAAATTTCCAATAGAAACAGTTTTTTATACAAGAAGAAAAATAAGTGAGAATATAAAACTTATTTATTCAGAGGGAATGGTTTTTGTCACAGATAAGAAAATTACAATAGGTGAGTTAGATGCCCCTGTATCATATCTTCTTACTTCTCTTCATGAAAAATATAATTATAATTTTAAAATAGAAGTTTCAAAAATAGTTCTTACAGATGAAAATTATAATGTGCATATAAAAATAAAAAGAGATTATAATTTTGAATGCTTTAAAATAAAGGCTAATGAAGTATTTATTGAAATAAAGAAATTTCTTATTGGTGAGCTGCCTTATAATAGTTTTCAGAAAAAAATTCTGTCAGGAATATTTAAAAATAGGAAGGCTGTAACAGCAGTGTATGAAGAAAACAGAGGAATAGGAGTTACAGCAAAAACAGTTGCACTTTATTTTAAAACAGCAGGAAAGAAAGTTTTATTTGTAGGGAAAAATATTCCTGATGAAATAAAATATTTTGGTGATATTTCAGAAGAAATTATAAAAGATTATGATTTTTATATTTTCTTTAATGAAAATTTAGAAACTTATCCTGATAATTCTCTTGTATTTTTAAATGAAGAACCCTTAAACAAAGAAAGAGAAATAATAAGAGACAGCTATAAGATTCCTGAGAATGTAATAATAACATCTGAAGAAAATATTTTCTTTAAAGAAAATATTTGGTCTAAGAAAATTTCTCTTAAAAAAAGATATGAAATGCTGGAAAAAATAAAAGCTGGAGAAACAGTTTATGCCAGTGAAGATGTAAAAGAGATTTTCTAA
- the rlmH gene encoding 23S rRNA (pseudouridine(1915)-N(3))-methyltransferase RlmH, producing MNINVICIGKVKEKYINDGIAEFSKRMQAFGKLSIIELKEFGNDFERELSIKKEAESILATLEKKKGFNILLDIGGKNFSSEEMAQKIEDIGIKGFSTVNFIIGGSYGVSDDIRKVSNLSLSFSKMTFPHQLMRLILMEQIYRWFSIINNIKYHK from the coding sequence ATGAATATAAATGTAATTTGTATAGGAAAAGTTAAAGAAAAATATATTAATGATGGTATAGCTGAATTTTCAAAAAGAATGCAGGCTTTTGGAAAACTTTCAATAATTGAACTTAAAGAATTTGGAAACGATTTTGAAAGAGAACTTTCTATAAAAAAAGAAGCTGAAAGCATTCTGGCTACCCTTGAAAAAAAGAAAGGTTTTAATATTCTTCTTGATATTGGAGGAAAAAACTTTTCCTCTGAAGAAATGGCTCAGAAAATTGAAGATATTGGAATCAAAGGATTCAGCACTGTTAATTTTATCATTGGAGGCTCTTATGGTGTTTCTGATGACATAAGAAAAGTTTCTAATCTGTCTTTAAGTTTTTCCAAAATGACTTTCCCTCATCAGCTTATGAGGTTAATTCTTATGGAACAGATTTACAGATGGTTTAGCATTATAAATAATATAAAGTATCACAAATAA
- a CDS encoding LTA synthase family protein, with product MKHIKMGEYLLKEYLTLIFLMGICRGLFIFFNREGTAGIPKSIIGKSFLYGWIFDNSVTCYYIGILLIFLLIYSFLRVIWLGIIGKIIVNIYKIFVSSIIFFILLSDIEYYRAFNFHLNATIFDYTDHMDEIGNTVLYGDYNIFSILLIFIIIEGIYLYISLKAFNNDVYKDREKGITFFNDIGTIFLVGILSVFGARGGFSQSTLNWGRAYFSKYSFANQTAINGVFALGKSMDLARKDRRNGKSNISKIFTSKELKNNMREYIGTEKDNFISDKNILLRETKTGKEVKNYNVVIVLMESFMGDTVGALGGSPDLTPNYNKLAEEGVLFTNFFSNGNRSNRGILSVLTGFPSQYGKSILKKPVGQKPFVSLAQILKERGYSAHFMYGGDIEFDNMKGFFETNGITNFVSRDNFSKKERTIKWGVPDDKLFDRAAEYLGTLKQPFFFEVFTLSNHAPFDIDENFKEFTEEDYPDYERYNAFKFADYSIGRFVNAVKDKEWAKNTIFVFVADHGENRRKAIEIDWKKFSNPLVIWTPGGQLKHEIIDKAGSQLDLLPTIMGLLGGDYIHSAWGKDLLSEENKDGFAYVVENNFIGIIDKENIYIDGINIEGVLRKKSDDSIIEDRELTEKYKKAARTYLELSIQQEKNGTFGK from the coding sequence ATGAAACATATAAAAATGGGAGAATATTTGCTGAAGGAATATCTTACACTTATTTTCCTTATGGGAATTTGCAGAGGATTGTTTATATTTTTTAACAGAGAGGGAACAGCTGGAATCCCAAAATCAATTATAGGAAAAAGTTTTTTATATGGTTGGATATTTGACAATTCAGTTACATGTTATTATATTGGAATTCTTTTAATTTTTCTTTTAATTTATAGTTTTTTAAGAGTGATATGGCTAGGGATAATAGGAAAAATTATAGTAAATATTTATAAAATATTCGTATCTTCAATAATATTTTTTATTCTTCTTAGTGATATAGAGTATTACAGAGCTTTTAATTTTCATCTTAATGCTACAATCTTTGATTATACAGACCATATGGATGAAATAGGAAATACAGTATTATATGGTGACTATAATATTTTTTCTATACTTTTAATTTTTATAATTATAGAAGGAATTTATTTATATATATCATTAAAAGCATTTAATAATGATGTTTACAAAGACAGAGAAAAAGGAATAACTTTTTTTAATGATATAGGAACAATATTTCTTGTTGGGATATTATCTGTTTTTGGTGCAAGAGGAGGATTTTCTCAGAGCACACTTAACTGGGGAAGAGCTTATTTCAGCAAATACAGTTTTGCTAATCAAACAGCTATAAATGGAGTATTTGCTTTAGGAAAATCAATGGATCTTGCAAGAAAAGATAGAAGAAATGGAAAATCTAATATAAGTAAAATTTTCACTTCTAAAGAATTGAAGAATAATATGAGAGAATATATAGGAACAGAAAAAGATAATTTTATTTCTGATAAAAATATACTTTTAAGAGAAACGAAAACGGGAAAAGAAGTAAAAAACTATAATGTTGTTATAGTTCTTATGGAAAGTTTTATGGGAGATACTGTAGGAGCTTTAGGAGGAAGTCCAGATCTTACTCCAAATTATAATAAGCTTGCAGAAGAGGGAGTTTTATTTACAAATTTCTTTTCTAATGGGAACAGATCTAATAGAGGTATTTTATCAGTTCTGACAGGTTTTCCTTCACAGTATGGGAAATCTATTTTAAAGAAACCTGTAGGACAAAAGCCTTTTGTTTCTTTAGCTCAGATTCTTAAAGAAAGAGGATACTCAGCACATTTTATGTATGGAGGAGATATAGAATTTGATAATATGAAAGGATTCTTTGAAACAAATGGAATAACAAATTTTGTTTCAAGAGATAATTTTTCTAAGAAAGAGAGAACTATAAAATGGGGAGTTCCTGATGACAAGCTTTTTGACAGAGCAGCAGAATATCTAGGAACACTTAAGCAGCCTTTTTTCTTTGAAGTTTTTACTTTAAGTAATCATGCACCATTTGATATAGATGAGAATTTCAAAGAATTTACAGAAGAAGATTATCCTGACTATGAAAGATATAATGCTTTTAAATTTGCAGATTATTCAATTGGAAGATTTGTAAATGCTGTGAAGGATAAGGAGTGGGCAAAAAATACAATTTTTGTTTTTGTAGCAGACCATGGAGAAAATAGAAGAAAGGCTATTGAAATTGACTGGAAAAAGTTTTCTAATCCACTTGTAATTTGGACACCAGGAGGACAGCTTAAACATGAAATAATTGATAAGGCTGGTTCTCAGCTTGACCTTCTTCCTACAATAATGGGGCTTCTTGGAGGAGACTATATTCATTCAGCATGGGGAAAAGATTTACTTTCTGAAGAAAATAAAGATGGATTTGCCTATGTTGTGGAAAATAACTTTATAGGTATTATAGATAAAGAAAATATTTATATTGATGGAATAAATATAGAGGGAGTTCTTAGAAAAAAAAGTGATGATAGTATAATAGAGGATAGAGAACTTACAGAAAAATATAAAAAAGCTGCAAGAACTTATTTAGAACTTTCTATTCAGCAAGAGAAGAATGGAACATTTGGAAAATAA
- a CDS encoding tetratricopeptide repeat protein has product MKKLLLLAALVSLFYGCENMPTANKGFTVPAYQENTLAQESFFLNDSGTAYLLDILSQNIKSNAVREYESGNYFDIYMGEYLSVPCTDADTPALILAPNIQSYDAFIKNGRFYFRSLYQGVYTFSLIKEGVTGRTITVNNKSKYKISEKDLKNIVYTDYNNKNIDTLKNSVTLFKLVFPDSTDNQEAASLLFNLAVIDGNANIVRTESAFLEENYPLSSQDKMRLIAGKEKTLGNDYNLSDKYLDFNSNSPELNDYVMRNIIKRSNPTNNELLFLENVYAASPTKDLADIIGMLYFRAGNVIKGTHYSNSTNGVLPSPLNNSLITGNENNIQGENSGETTEENLGYSDFLNNYQNGISYYKDGSYAEAILLLEKSASAEGDFREKENIPFYLGDSYMMSGNYEKAKENFLFLKNTNEFFPEAMYKLGELYYKNGEKDLAIKTFEQNRDNFPGTVWGRKSSIYLLKLK; this is encoded by the coding sequence ATGAAAAAACTTTTACTTTTAGCAGCTCTTGTCTCTTTGTTTTATGGTTGTGAAAATATGCCTACAGCCAACAAGGGATTTACAGTTCCTGCTTATCAGGAAAATACACTTGCACAGGAAAGTTTCTTTTTAAATGATTCAGGAACAGCATATCTTTTAGATATATTATCTCAAAATATAAAATCTAATGCTGTAAGAGAATATGAAAGTGGAAACTATTTTGATATTTATATGGGAGAATATCTTTCTGTTCCATGTACTGATGCTGATACTCCAGCTCTTATACTAGCACCAAATATACAGTCCTATGATGCTTTTATAAAAAATGGACGCTTCTATTTCAGAAGTCTTTACCAAGGAGTTTATACTTTCAGCCTTATTAAAGAAGGAGTAACAGGAAGAACTATTACTGTAAACAATAAATCAAAATATAAAATTTCTGAAAAAGATTTAAAAAATATAGTTTATACTGACTATAATAATAAAAACATTGATACTTTAAAAAACAGTGTCACTTTATTTAAACTTGTTTTTCCTGACAGTACAGATAATCAAGAAGCAGCTTCTTTACTTTTCAATCTTGCTGTTATAGATGGAAATGCAAATATAGTAAGAACAGAAAGTGCTTTTCTTGAGGAAAATTATCCACTTTCTTCTCAGGATAAAATGAGACTTATAGCAGGAAAAGAAAAAACTTTAGGAAATGATTATAACCTTTCTGATAAGTATCTGGACTTTAACAGTAACTCTCCAGAACTTAATGATTATGTTATGAGAAACATTATAAAAAGAAGCAATCCTACAAACAATGAACTTCTTTTCCTTGAAAATGTCTATGCAGCAAGTCCTACAAAAGATCTTGCTGATATAATTGGAATGTTATACTTCAGAGCTGGAAATGTTATAAAAGGAACTCACTATTCTAATTCAACGAACGGAGTACTTCCTTCTCCTTTAAATAATTCTCTTATTACAGGAAACGAAAATAATATTCAAGGAGAGAATTCTGGAGAAACAACAGAAGAAAATTTAGGTTATTCTGATTTCCTTAATAATTATCAAAATGGAATTTCATATTATAAAGATGGAAGCTATGCTGAAGCAATTCTTCTTCTTGAGAAAAGTGCATCTGCTGAAGGAGATTTCAGAGAAAAAGAAAATATTCCTTTCTATCTTGGAGATTCATATATGATGTCAGGAAATTATGAAAAGGCTAAAGAAAATTTCCTTTTTCTTAAAAATACAAATGAATTTTTTCCTGAAGCTATGTATAAATTAGGAGAGCTTTATTATAAAAACGGAGAAAAAGATTTAGCAATTAAAACTTTTGAACAAAACAGAGATAACTTCCCTGGAACTGTATGGGGTAGAAAAAGCAGTATTTATCTATTAAAATTAAAATAA
- a CDS encoding DUF1934 family protein, giving the protein MKINLIMESHELGGNPDVRAVTAIKKTDGDSVSYKFIDELGKTSIEIFKNSAIISREGSVKCSMILKKGINTPFDYISEYLNTSFDLFTKEFELSENGFKAVYVMYQNGNLINEIKLSVYEK; this is encoded by the coding sequence ATGAAAATAAATTTAATTATGGAATCTCATGAATTAGGTGGAAATCCTGATGTGAGAGCAGTCACTGCCATAAAAAAAACAGATGGAGATTCTGTTTCATACAAATTTATTGATGAACTTGGAAAAACTTCCATAGAAATATTTAAAAATTCTGCTATAATATCTAGAGAAGGTTCTGTAAAATGTTCTATGATTTTAAAAAAAGGGATAAATACTCCCTTTGATTATATTTCAGAATACCTTAATACATCTTTTGATCTTTTCACCAAAGAGTTTGAACTTTCAGAAAATGGATTTAAAGCTGTTTATGTAATGTATCAAAATGGCAATCTTATAAATGAAATAAAACTCTCTGTATATGAAAAATAA